One Pseudomonas entomophila genomic window carries:
- a CDS encoding ABC transporter substrate-binding protein, with protein sequence MKKIPTLLAGLLLALGLATTDSAAAAEQPAPIHFGDITWESGALTTEILRFIVEHGYGHATDTLPGSTVSMEVALARNDLQVIAEEWAGRSPAWVKAEQAGQVFALGDTVKNAEEGWWVPAYVIKGDAARNLKALAPDLRSVTDLKRYPHLFKDPEAPGKGRFLNSPSGWTSETVNSQKLKAYGLDGQYNNFRSGSGAALDAEIAAQIRLGKPVLFYYWSPTPLMGRYQLVRLEEPPFDATAWATLTDAANPDPKGSRSLPAKLSIGVSKAFHDTHPELVALFEKVDLPIDLLNKALARMSESRQPPREAALTFLRDHPEVWKAWLPADSAAKVEAAL encoded by the coding sequence ATGAAGAAGATCCCTACCCTGCTGGCCGGCCTGCTGCTCGCCCTGGGCCTGGCCACCACCGACTCCGCCGCTGCCGCCGAGCAACCTGCACCCATCCACTTCGGTGACATCACTTGGGAAAGTGGCGCCCTGACCACCGAGATCCTGCGGTTTATCGTCGAGCACGGTTACGGCCATGCCACCGATACCCTCCCCGGCAGCACCGTCAGCATGGAAGTGGCCCTGGCCCGCAACGACCTGCAGGTGATCGCCGAGGAATGGGCCGGCCGCAGCCCGGCCTGGGTCAAGGCCGAACAGGCCGGCCAGGTGTTCGCCCTGGGCGACACGGTGAAGAACGCCGAGGAAGGCTGGTGGGTGCCAGCCTATGTGATCAAGGGCGACGCCGCGCGCAACCTCAAGGCATTGGCCCCGGACCTGCGCAGCGTCACCGACCTCAAACGCTATCCACACCTGTTCAAGGACCCCGAAGCGCCCGGCAAGGGCCGCTTCCTCAACAGCCCCAGCGGCTGGACCTCCGAAACCGTCAACAGCCAGAAACTCAAGGCCTATGGCCTGGACGGCCAGTACAACAACTTCCGCAGCGGCTCCGGCGCCGCCCTCGATGCCGAGATCGCGGCGCAGATCCGCCTGGGCAAGCCGGTGCTGTTCTACTACTGGAGCCCGACCCCGTTGATGGGCCGATACCAGCTGGTGCGCCTGGAAGAGCCGCCGTTCGACGCCACCGCCTGGGCCACCCTCACCGATGCCGCCAACCCCGACCCGAAGGGCAGCCGCTCGTTGCCGGCCAAGCTCTCAATTGGCGTGTCGAAGGCGTTCCACGACACCCACCCTGAACTGGTCGCCCTGTTCGAGAAGGTCGATTTGCCCATCGACCTGCTGAACAAGGCCCTGGCGCGGATGAGCGAGTCACGCCAGCCGCCCCGCGAGGCGGCGCTCACCTTCCTGCGCGACCACCCTGAAGTGTGGAAAGCCTGGCTGCCGGCCGACAGCGCCGCCAAGGTCGAGGCCGCCCTGTGA
- a CDS encoding ABC transporter permease, with protein sequence MSGGFPEALQFSFAPWVNRLVDWLVLHYGDDLRGVSEQLLQLLVALENLLRLLPWWLLLLLVGLLAWHASRSLARAVALTLLLALIGVLGLWDKLLQTLALVLVSSSLCVLVGVPLGILLATRPLARRLLLPVLDVMQTLPAFVYLIPVLMLFGLGKVPAVFATLVYALPPLVRLTELGLAQIDPSLLKAAHGLGAGRWQRLWRIALPLAMPSIMAGLNQSVMMALSMVVVASMIGARGLGEDVLAGIQTLNVGQGMEAGLAIVALAMVIDRISQAYGRPKH encoded by the coding sequence GTGAGCGGTGGTTTCCCCGAAGCCCTGCAATTCTCCTTCGCGCCCTGGGTCAACCGCCTGGTCGACTGGCTGGTGCTGCACTACGGCGATGACCTGCGTGGTGTCTCCGAGCAACTGCTGCAACTGCTGGTGGCGTTGGAGAACCTGCTGCGCCTGTTGCCCTGGTGGCTGTTGCTGCTGCTGGTGGGGTTGCTGGCCTGGCACGCCAGCCGCAGCCTGGCGCGGGCCGTGGCGCTGACGCTGCTGCTGGCCCTGATCGGCGTGCTGGGGCTGTGGGACAAGCTGTTGCAGACCCTCGCCCTGGTGCTGGTCAGCAGCAGCCTGTGCGTGCTGGTCGGCGTGCCCCTGGGCATCCTGCTGGCCACCCGGCCGCTGGCCCGGCGCCTGCTGCTGCCGGTGCTGGACGTGATGCAGACCCTGCCGGCCTTCGTCTACCTGATCCCGGTGCTGATGCTGTTTGGCCTGGGCAAGGTGCCGGCGGTGTTCGCCACCCTGGTCTACGCCCTGCCGCCGCTGGTGCGCCTGACCGAGCTGGGCCTGGCGCAGATCGACCCTTCTTTGCTGAAGGCTGCCCACGGCCTGGGCGCCGGTCGCTGGCAACGGCTGTGGCGCATCGCCCTGCCCCTGGCCATGCCCAGCATCATGGCCGGGCTCAACCAGTCGGTGATGATGGCCCTGTCGATGGTCGTGGTGGCGTCGATGATCGGCGCCCGGGGGCTGGGCGAGGATGTGCTGGCCGGCATCCAGACGCTCAATGTCGGCCAGGGCATGGAGGCTGGGCTGGCCATCGTCGCGCTGGCCATGGTGATCGACCGGATCAGCCAGGCCTATGGCCGCCCGAAGCACTGA
- a CDS encoding LysR family transcriptional regulator, with amino-acid sequence MSLKALRTLVTIARHGTFARAADLLSLTPSAVSLHIKTLEDELQVALFDRSRRQVVLTEAGQLAVARAETILAAYEELADTLASGPGLRGRLRIGAIHTVLARRLPKALVWIKAHHPHLHISVVSGMSAELARRVEDGELDAAITTEPVSPYPQCLRYTPLFEDRFWAIASPELAGQSVTQLLAGQPFLRFDKRAWAGRQIEQELRRQHLQVSEQMELDSQEALARMAAMGLGVAIIPMADEDLERLPAATVLPFGEPQLTRRMVLLEHEKSQRRHLSAVLRTALEDAGAASAAMQATQCLGDRG; translated from the coding sequence GTGTCCCTCAAAGCCCTGCGTACCCTGGTGACCATCGCCCGCCATGGCACCTTCGCCCGCGCCGCCGACCTGCTGAGCCTGACGCCCTCGGCGGTGAGCCTGCACATCAAGACCCTTGAAGACGAGCTGCAGGTCGCCCTGTTCGACCGCAGCCGCCGCCAAGTCGTGCTGACCGAAGCCGGGCAACTGGCCGTGGCCCGCGCCGAAACCATCCTGGCCGCCTATGAAGAACTCGCCGACACCCTGGCCAGCGGCCCGGGCCTGCGCGGGCGCCTGCGCATCGGTGCGATTCATACCGTACTGGCCCGGCGCCTGCCCAAGGCGCTGGTGTGGATCAAGGCCCATCACCCGCACCTGCACATCAGCGTGGTGTCGGGCATGTCGGCGGAACTGGCCCGGCGCGTCGAGGACGGCGAGCTGGATGCCGCGATCACCACCGAGCCGGTCAGCCCCTATCCGCAGTGCCTGCGCTACACCCCGTTGTTCGAGGACCGCTTCTGGGCCATCGCCAGCCCGGAGTTGGCTGGGCAGAGCGTGACGCAATTGCTGGCCGGGCAACCCTTCCTGCGCTTCGACAAGCGCGCCTGGGCCGGCCGGCAGATCGAACAGGAGTTGCGCCGCCAGCATTTGCAGGTCAGCGAACAGATGGAGCTGGACAGCCAGGAAGCGCTGGCACGCATGGCGGCCATGGGCCTGGGGGTGGCGATCATTCCGATGGCCGACGAGGACCTGGAGCGCCTGCCGGCCGCCACCGTGCTGCCCTTCGGCGAGCCGCAGCTGACGCGGCGGATGGTGCTGCTGGAGCATGAGAAGAGCCAGCGCCGGCACCTGAGTGCGGTGCTCAGGACAGCGCTGGAGGATGCAGGAGCGGCTTCAGCCGCGATGCAGGCAACGCAGTGCCTGGGTGATCGCGGCTGA